AATTGTTCCCGTAGATCGAAAGAAACAGATCTTTGTAATCGGATCTTTTAATATGCTCAATAACGGCTTGTTTTGTATTGTTCATTTCCAGGTGATTCAGCAGTGGCTGCATAGCCTGTTCGGAAAGTGTAGCTGCTCTTCCGTCCCAAAATAATCCGCCGATATAAGCCTGTTCCGTTGAGTCATAGTGAAAGCGGGGCGTGAAAGCCGCGTAAGCAACTGTGGGAGCATTCCGGTTTCCAAACAATGTTTTGATGGCACCTGCAGATACCGGCAGGGTTCCGGGGTCGACAAACGCTTTACCTGATGAATGACAGCTTGCGCAGGATTGTCCGGGTGGATTGGAAAGGTTTATATCAAAAAATAATTTTTTGCCAAGCGCCTGAACCGGGTTCAGGATAGTATCGCAAGCCGGTGAAACGGAAACATTTGCTGGATCTGCGGTATCGTTATTGTTATTGCACGAAAATTGACCCAAAACACTCAGGCTTGCTAAAAACAAAATGCAGCAATTAACAATGCTATTCATTTTAATTAATATCTGGAGTATAACGAATATACGATATTGAGAAATGAATTTTTAGATAAACAGTAATTATTTTTCGAGTAGTGTTTGTAGACATTGTATTTGGCTGATTTCAGCGGTTTTGCGCAATTCGCGGATCAAATTCATACTATTGCGTTTGTAAGTTAAATATGCTAAATTTATTGTTCTCCGGTTAGGGTTTGCTTAAAAAGTGCTTTTTGACCGTGTCTGAAATGAAAAAGCAAAATAACATACTTTTCCTGTTTTTAGTATTGATTGTTGCATCGATCATCTCCTGCAAAAAGGAAGACAAGGATGACCAATTGAAAGATCAATTTGATCGAAAGGCAATGTTGGAAAATATAGGCAACAACATCATTATCCCAAATTATTTATCGCTGAAAACAAAAATTACCGCATTGGAAACTGCAGTTACGGCATTTAGCGGCAGCAGCGATAGCGCAAGCCTTGTTAATGTTCAAAATTCATTTATAGAAGCGTACCATGCCTGGCAATTATGTTCTGTTTTTGAATTTGGCCCGGCTGAACAGGAAATGCTGCGTGCCAACCTGAATACGTTTCCCACAGACACCGTGAAGATTAACTCAAATATTACGTCAGGCACATATGACCTTACAACCATTGCCAGCAGGGATTCAAAAGGCTTTCCTGCTTTGGATTATCTTTTTTTCGGAACCGCCACAAGTTTTAATGCTATTCTTCTCAGCTACACAACAGACCCGAAGGCAACAAATAGAAAAAATTACATCATAGCCTTAATGAATGAAATTAAAAGTAAAGTAAATGCTGTGTATACTGCCTGGACTGCGGGAGGCAATTACATCAATACTTTTACAGCCAATACCGGCTCTGGTGTTGGAAGCTCAATTGGAGTATTAGTCAACCAGATCGTTTTTGACTGGGATGTGCTGAGGAACGGACAGATCGGAATTCCTTTGGGTAAAAAAACGCTTGGAACTCCTCTGCCGGAAAAAGTTGAAGCGTATTACAGCAAAATATCCGTTGATCTGGCCTTAAAACATTATAAAGCCATTGAAGATCTTTTCTCAGGCAAAGACGGATTGGGAAACGATGGGAAGGGATTCGACGATTATCTTACCTACTTTGATGCTCACCCGTTGTATACAAGCGGATCGCTTTCGGACGCTATTAAAGCACAGTTTACTTTAGTTGGAAATAAATTACAACTTATTCCTGATCCATTGTCAGGCACCATTCTTACAAATTCTGCTGTTGTAGATAATGCCTATATTGAAATTCAAAAAGCATACGTTTTACTTAAAACCGATATGCCTTCGGCTATGGGATTAACCATAGACCAGGATCCTGATGGGGATTGAAATTTGCAGCCCGCTTTTCAAAATACCCTTATTAGGGTATTGTTGCATTCTATTTATCGGTCTATTTTTGCCTTGTTATTTAAAATCATTCTAAATTAAACACATATAAAAATAAAAAAATGAAAACAAATTTTAAAAAAGCAGCTCTATTATTATCATTAACCGGCATATTTTTGTTTTCCTGTAAAAAGGAGAAAACGGCTGATCCAACGCCCACTCCAACAACTACAACTTACACTGTGCCAACTACATACAACTTTGCTTCGGTTGATTTTACAACCTCCACACAGCGTCTTGCAATGCTGGCTGAGATCACAACATATATAAAAACAACACATTCCAATACGGTTGCTCCGATATTGGACGCTCAAAAGTTAAAAGACATGTATGCAAATGTGAATAGTCTATTTACTGATGGCACTCTTAATACCAGCGGGATACAATTGAAAGATAAAACAGGAAATGCGTTTGGTTTACAAGCGGAAATAGAAGCGAACTTTACCGATGCGGTTACTGCCAGCCAAAACGCGGCTGTAAGTCCTACCACAACAACGGCCTCAAATGGTGTGTCCGGTAAAATGATATCGGGAACAAGATATATTTTGGTGGATACAGCAGGAGTTGAGTATAAGGAATTTGTTGAAAAGGGAATTATGGCGGGGGTTTTCTATTACCAGGCCACCACCATTTTAAATAACATTAGCACCTTTGATAATACTACTGTAACGGCCGGGAGAACAGCACAGGAAAAGGCTTGGGATGAAGCGTTTGGTTATTTTGGTGTTCCGGTTGATTTTCCAACAAATGTAACAGGACTGAAAAATTGGGGAAGTTATTGCAATTCGGTTAGCATTTCTTTAGTAGGTACTACTACGGTTAATGCCACTATAATGAATGCATGGTTAAAAGGCCGTGCGGCAATAAGTAATAAAGACGATGCCGGACGGAATGCCGCCCGCGATATTGTTGTAAAGACATGGGAAAAAGTTGTGGCTGCACGTTTTATTACGTATGTGAAAAGCGCAAAATCAAAGATCGGTATTGAACCTGCAACAGTTAACCATAATTTGTCTGAGGCAGTGGGCTTTATCCGTGCGTTCAAATATAATTCAACAAAAACCGTTTCAGATTCCGATATTGATCTGCTGCAAAGCTATTTTGAAACCGGAGGATCTGTTAATCTTCATACATTTACTACAACAAACCTAGACAACGCTATAAATAAAATGGCATTTCTTTTTAGTTTAGATGCAAGTTTGCTTTAATACTGTACAAAAATAAATCAGTGTTAAAATACGGTCGGTCTTTGAATCGACCGTATTTTATTAACTTACTTTGATGATAAAACGAAAATTCACATATATTCTTTGCCTGGCATCTATTGCATTGGTATTTGTGCAATGCAAAAAGAAAAAGGACGACCCTACTCCTGAAACACCTTTTGACAAAGCGGGAATGCTTGCAAATATTGGCGAAAATGTGATCATCCCTGCTTACGCCGATTTAAAAGTATCTGTCGATAGCCTTCAATATTTTTCCAATTTGTTTGTAGCAGCCCCTTCATTGACCGATCTGTCGAATCTGCAGATATGGTTTCTGAAGGCCTATTCCTCTTTTCAATGGGTCTCCGCATTTGAATTCGGACCGGCAGAAAGCGAATTGATACGTGCCAATTTCAACATTTTTCCCTGCGACACATTGCAGATAAACAGTAAAATTGCGGCAGGAGATTATAATCTTTCCACCGCTGCCGATCTTGATGCGAAGGGATTTCCGGCCATTGATTTTTTGTTGTATGGAAGCACTCAAAACAATAATGCGGTGTTAGCTAAATTTACTACTGATGCCAATGCGGCGAACACAAAAACGTATCTGACCGCTTTGGTTAATGAACTAAAATCGAAAACCGATATTGTAAATACAGCATGGAGCTTATCCGGAGGGAATTATATTTCCACCTTTAAAAGCAGCACAGGAAGCAGTGTAGGCAGTCCCATCGGCATGCTGGTGAATCAGCTTAATTATGACCTTGAACTATTAAAAAATCCCGAGATCGGCATCCCCCTTGGCAAGAAATCATTGGGAACACCTTTGCCCGATAAAGTGCAGGCATTTTACAGTACTAAGTCGTTAACCCTGGCAATGGAACATTTAAAAAGCATTGAGAATATTTATTTGGGTCGTAGCATTTCGAATGTTGATGGACTTGGATTAGATGATTATATCATTCATTTGAAAGCGCAGCATCCTTCCGGCCCATTGAATGATGTGATAAAAAATAAATTTACTGCTGCGAAAGCAAAACTTGCCGCCGTCCCCGAAACCTTATCACAATCAATTATATCTAATCCCACAGTTGTTGATCAGGCCTATCTCGAACTTCAGCAATTGGTGGTGCTTTTAAAAACAGACATGACCTCCGCAATGGGTGTTTTAATCACTTACCAGGACAATGATGGCGATTGAAATTGGTGTTGATGGGAAAGATAAAAAGATACTTAACTGACCAGGTTCACATTGCTCCGCTGGCAATGTTCAGGGTCATTTTCGGGATGATGATGTTGGGCGGTGTTATCCGCTTCATAGCACGGGGCTGGGTTTACGAGTTATATGTAATGCCCAAATATTATTTTTCCTACTATGGTTTTGAATGGGTAAAACCCCTTGGTGAAGCCGGGATGTATACCGTTTTTATTGTCATGGGTTTGGCTGCTTTATTCATCATGCTCGGACTTTTTTATCGTTTGGCTGCCATTGCATTTTTTATTTTGTTTACTTATGTTGAACTTATTGATAAGGTAAATTACCTTAATCATTATTACTTTATCAGCCTTGTGAGTTTTTTGCTCATACTTGTCCCCGCTGACCGGTTCTTTTCGCTTGATGTGGTGAGAAACCCATCCCTCAGGGTAACGCATATTCCCCGCTGGATGATCGGCTTATTCAGGGTTCAACTGGGAGTGGTTTATTTTTATGCCGGCCTTGCAAAACTTAATTATGATTGGCTTTTCAGGGCAATGCCGCTAAAAACATGGTTGGCCGCTAATTCTGATTTTCCGATCATTGGTGCCTATTTTGATTATGAATGGGTAGCTTATCTTTTTAGCTGGTTTGGCGCTTTCTATGATCTCACAATTCCCTTTTTTTTACTAATGAACAGGACAAGAAAAGTGGCCTACCTTTTTGTTGTGATCTTTCATGTAATGACCGCAGCATTGTTTCCTATCGGCATGTTCCCTTACATAATGATTCTTGCTACTCTCGTGTTTTTCCCTGAGTCATTTCACATTTCACTTATTGATAAGATCCGAAACCTGGGCAGGAATAAGACGATTTTTCAGGATCAGGTTCAGAATTTTTTTTCAAGCCATTGGTTTAATAAAATTATCATTCCGTTTTTAATCTTGTTTTTCGTTGTTCAGCTGGCTTCGCCTTTCAGGTATTTGCTTTACCCCGGTAAGTTATTCTGGACTGAGCAGGGCTATCGTTTTTCATGGAGGGTAATGCTGATGGAAAAGGCCGGCACAGCATTTTTTTATGTGCGGGATCCGGAAACAGGCAGGCAGTGCGAAGTTATGAGTTCAGATTATCTTACCAGGCAGCAGGAAAAAATGATGTCAACCCAGCCGGATATGATACTCCAGTTCGCACACTTTATAGAAAGCGAGTATAAAAAAAAAGGAATTAAAGATCCTGAGGTAAGGGTGGAAAGTTACGTAACGCTTAATGGAAGTGGTAGTCGCTTATATATTGACAAAACAGTTGACCTGACAAAGGAAAAGGAAAACTTTCTTCCTAAAAAATGGATACTTCCTTTCGCGGAAAATCAGTTATCAAAAAAATAAAACGGAATTATGTTCGGAACAAGGTACATGTCCGGTATTATAACACTTCTCGTCTTCTTTTTTGTCCCGTTTGCTTTTTCTCAGACAGGGAGTGTTGAGGGAATTGTCAGATCCAAGGGTAAGCCTTTGGCTGCTGCCAGTCTGATCGTTGAAGGTACCTTACTTCAGACGATTGCTGATGAGAACGGGAAATTTAAAATCTCAGATATTCCCATCGGAACCTATCAATTGGCCGTGACATGTGTAGGGTGCAAAATAATGCGAAAGGAAATTCGTATTGTTGCGAATGAAACCTTCAAAATTGATTTTGCCCTTGAAAATTCGTTTACAATGTTGAGTGATGTGGTCATTTCTTCCGATAATGACAAATCTATTGGGGTAAAACATCTTAAGTCGGTTGATGATGGAGGAATATATGCGGGTAAAAAAAATGAAGTAATAGATCTGAATGATGTCGTGGGTAATAAAGCCGCGAATGCCAGTCGCCAGATCTTTTCAAAAATATCCGGATTAAATATTTGGGAAAGTGATGGAGCAGGCATACAGCTTGGCATTGGAGGCCGGGGCCTGAATCCGAACAGGGTGGCAAATTTTAATACGCGCCAGAATGGTTATGACATGAGCGCTGATGCCTTGGGTTACCCCGAAAGCTATTATACTCCTTCCGCAGAAGGGATCGACAGGATAGAAATTGTACGGGGAGCGGCATCATTGCAATATGGAACACAATTCGGAGGAGTGGTTAATTTTAAATTGAAAAAGGGTAATCCGCAAAAGCCAATTGAAGTGGAATCACGTCAGACTTTCGGCTCTTTTGGTTTTTTCAATACGTTTAACAGTATTGGCGGCACAAAAAACAAGATCAGCTATTATATGTTTTACCAGCACAAGCAGGGTAAGGGTTGGCGTGAAAATTCGTTATTCAATGTGGATAATGCATATGGCAGGGTCGACTATCGCTTGTCGGAAAAATTTAATATTTCCGCCGAATACACTTTCATGAATTACATAGCCCAGCAGCCCGGTGGATTGACCGATACTCAGTTTAAGGATGATCCCAGGAAATCCATCCGCAGCAGAAACTGGTTCAAGGTGAACTGGAACCTTGGAGCAGTAGTTGCGAATTACAATTTGTCAGACAGGTTCAAATTCAATAATCGTTTGTTTGGTTTGTTTGCAGGTCGCTCCGCTTTGGGTATGCTGGACCCGCCGAATAAGATCGATTTTTTAGGTGATCGCCAGTTATTGGATGACATGTACAAGAACTGGGGAGATGAATTGCGTATGATGTACCACTACGCTACAAGAAACAACCCTTCCGTTTTACTTGTAGGCGCGCGTTATTACAAAGGACTCACTGAGCGTACGCAGGGAATAGC
The DNA window shown above is from Bacteroidota bacterium and carries:
- a CDS encoding imelysin family protein, with the protein product MKKQNNILFLFLVLIVASIISCKKEDKDDQLKDQFDRKAMLENIGNNIIIPNYLSLKTKITALETAVTAFSGSSDSASLVNVQNSFIEAYHAWQLCSVFEFGPAEQEMLRANLNTFPTDTVKINSNITSGTYDLTTIASRDSKGFPALDYLFFGTATSFNAILLSYTTDPKATNRKNYIIALMNEIKSKVNAVYTAWTAGGNYINTFTANTGSGVGSSIGVLVNQIVFDWDVLRNGQIGIPLGKKTLGTPLPEKVEAYYSKISVDLALKHYKAIEDLFSGKDGLGNDGKGFDDYLTYFDAHPLYTSGSLSDAIKAQFTLVGNKLQLIPDPLSGTILTNSAVVDNAYIEIQKAYVLLKTDMPSAMGLTIDQDPDGD
- a CDS encoding DUF4856 domain-containing protein, giving the protein MKTNFKKAALLLSLTGIFLFSCKKEKTADPTPTPTTTTYTVPTTYNFASVDFTTSTQRLAMLAEITTYIKTTHSNTVAPILDAQKLKDMYANVNSLFTDGTLNTSGIQLKDKTGNAFGLQAEIEANFTDAVTASQNAAVSPTTTTASNGVSGKMISGTRYILVDTAGVEYKEFVEKGIMAGVFYYQATTILNNISTFDNTTVTAGRTAQEKAWDEAFGYFGVPVDFPTNVTGLKNWGSYCNSVSISLVGTTTVNATIMNAWLKGRAAISNKDDAGRNAARDIVVKTWEKVVAARFITYVKSAKSKIGIEPATVNHNLSEAVGFIRAFKYNSTKTVSDSDIDLLQSYFETGGSVNLHTFTTTNLDNAINKMAFLFSLDASLL
- a CDS encoding TonB-dependent receptor — encoded protein: MFGTRYMSGIITLLVFFFVPFAFSQTGSVEGIVRSKGKPLAAASLIVEGTLLQTIADENGKFKISDIPIGTYQLAVTCVGCKIMRKEIRIVANETFKIDFALENSFTMLSDVVISSDNDKSIGVKHLKSVDDGGIYAGKKNEVIDLNDVVGNKAANASRQIFSKISGLNIWESDGAGIQLGIGGRGLNPNRVANFNTRQNGYDMSADALGYPESYYTPSAEGIDRIEIVRGAASLQYGTQFGGVVNFKLKKGNPQKPIEVESRQTFGSFGFFNTFNSIGGTKNKISYYMFYQHKQGKGWRENSLFNVDNAYGRVDYRLSEKFNISAEYTFMNYIAQQPGGLTDTQFKDDPRKSIRSRNWFKVNWNLGAVVANYNLSDRFKFNNRLFGLFAGRSALGMLDPPNKIDFLGDRQLLDDMYKNWGDELRMMYHYATRNNPSVLLVGARYYKGLTERTQGIANDRSTGYRSDFTFINIDKSEYSEYSFPGQNIAVFAENIFQLSAKWNVTPGVRYENIAMEANGYYNLINRDLAGNIIYKEKINENQLNSRSFLLAGLGTSYKPNDKLECYTNISQNYRSITYSEMRIANPNVKVDQQLKDESGYTADAGIRGSVSELFNYDLSAFIIHYNDRIGSVLKNDPVTFNTYRFRTNIADSRNIGVESFAELDILKLIKRSASAKLSVFSNFSMIDAKYINSKETAIDNKKVEMVPNYILRSGITFKKKKFASTLQFSYVSEQFTDATNSVYTNNAIYGFVPAYYVMDIAVDYSYKIFAIAAGISNITNSIYFTRRADGYPGPGIIPSDGINYFITLQVKF
- a CDS encoding imelysin family protein, whose product is MIKRKFTYILCLASIALVFVQCKKKKDDPTPETPFDKAGMLANIGENVIIPAYADLKVSVDSLQYFSNLFVAAPSLTDLSNLQIWFLKAYSSFQWVSAFEFGPAESELIRANFNIFPCDTLQINSKIAAGDYNLSTAADLDAKGFPAIDFLLYGSTQNNNAVLAKFTTDANAANTKTYLTALVNELKSKTDIVNTAWSLSGGNYISTFKSSTGSSVGSPIGMLVNQLNYDLELLKNPEIGIPLGKKSLGTPLPDKVQAFYSTKSLTLAMEHLKSIENIYLGRSISNVDGLGLDDYIIHLKAQHPSGPLNDVIKNKFTAAKAKLAAVPETLSQSIISNPTVVDQAYLELQQLVVLLKTDMTSAMGVLITYQDNDGD
- a CDS encoding HTTM domain-containing protein; protein product: MGKIKRYLTDQVHIAPLAMFRVIFGMMMLGGVIRFIARGWVYELYVMPKYYFSYYGFEWVKPLGEAGMYTVFIVMGLAALFIMLGLFYRLAAIAFFILFTYVELIDKVNYLNHYYFISLVSFLLILVPADRFFSLDVVRNPSLRVTHIPRWMIGLFRVQLGVVYFYAGLAKLNYDWLFRAMPLKTWLAANSDFPIIGAYFDYEWVAYLFSWFGAFYDLTIPFFLLMNRTRKVAYLFVVIFHVMTAALFPIGMFPYIMILATLVFFPESFHISLIDKIRNLGRNKTIFQDQVQNFFSSHWFNKIIIPFLILFFVVQLASPFRYLLYPGKLFWTEQGYRFSWRVMLMEKAGTAFFYVRDPETGRQCEVMSSDYLTRQQEKMMSTQPDMILQFAHFIESEYKKKGIKDPEVRVESYVTLNGSGSRLYIDKTVDLTKEKENFLPKKWILPFAENQLSKK